One window of the Pseudomonas sp. S04 genome contains the following:
- a CDS encoding HNH endonuclease signature motif containing protein has protein sequence MIGEVLEHLRLPVDAGDDHVVAIHGRGRRGDSTLSRPAYRGRRAHCGCPPCSLKVLPLLCRFWEQANGPIPDGCYVSPLDGNRRNTDLANLKLVTKDALLGR, from the coding sequence AGTCCTTGAACACCTCAGGCTTCCGGTCGATGCCGGTGACGATCACGTCGTAGCCATCCATGGCCGTGGCCGGCGAGGTGACAGTACCCTCTCCAGGCCAGCATATCGAGGAAGGCGAGCGCATTGCGGCTGCCCGCCCTGCTCTCTGAAAGTCTTGCCATTGCTTTGCCGATTTTGGGAACAGGCAAACGGCCCTATACCTGATGGCTGCTACGTATCTCCTCTAGATGGAAACAGACGTAACACTGACTTGGCCAACCTCAAGCTGGTGACCAAGGATGCCCTACTTGGCCGATAA
- a CDS encoding tyrosine-type recombinase/integrase — protein sequence MADKPMDKVTPVIMRKIVNDIQWTSPVRRKNAIRLVTTIFTQAVRDELITRNPAASIPATRVPKRDLDPFTRPEADLMISKLYELTSGLQQIYASFFEFSFYTGMRPGEAMALRWAEVDMRKKTARICRIRIYGKIQERTKTKTSREVLLNDRAIKALEKARPLTAARSDYVFAPEGSGDRSELFIRSETGPKRYWLSALRKLGIRHRRMYDTRHTYATMCLMSGMNPAFIAAQLGHSVQVLLSTYAKWISSPSDWAELEKLDKIESGTKTVRENHP from the coding sequence TTGGCCGATAAGCCGATGGACAAGGTCACGCCGGTGATCATGCGCAAGATCGTCAACGACATTCAATGGACGTCACCAGTTCGCCGAAAGAACGCCATTCGGCTGGTGACTACGATCTTCACCCAGGCTGTGCGCGACGAGCTCATTACCCGAAACCCTGCTGCATCTATTCCGGCAACCCGCGTTCCAAAGCGAGATCTCGATCCCTTCACGCGCCCCGAAGCCGACCTGATGATTTCCAAACTGTACGAACTGACGAGCGGTTTACAACAGATCTACGCCTCCTTTTTTGAGTTCTCGTTCTACACCGGAATGCGCCCAGGAGAGGCGATGGCTCTGCGCTGGGCGGAGGTTGATATGCGCAAGAAAACCGCTCGTATTTGTCGTATTCGTATCTACGGAAAGATCCAGGAGCGAACTAAAACAAAGACCTCTCGCGAAGTTTTATTGAACGATCGCGCGATTAAGGCGCTCGAAAAAGCCAGGCCACTTACAGCGGCGCGTTCTGATTATGTGTTCGCGCCGGAAGGATCGGGTGACAGGTCGGAACTGTTTATCCGATCCGAGACTGGCCCAAAACGCTACTGGTTGAGCGCGCTGCGAAAGTTAGGAATTCGGCATCGCAGGATGTATGACACGCGCCACACGTACGCAACGATGTGTTTGATGTCCGGCATGAACCCAGCTTTCATTGCCGCACAGCTTGGGCACAGCGTTCAGGTTCTGCTTTCGACGTACGCCAAGTGGATCAGCTCGCCGAGTGATTGGGCAGAGCTTGAGAAGCTGGACAAAATTGAAAGTGGTACAAAAACGGTACGTGAAAATCACCCGTAG
- a CDS encoding N-acetylglutaminylglutamine amidotransferase: MCGLAGELRFDHQPADLAAIERITHHLAPRGPDAWGFHSQGPIALGHRRLKIMDLSDGSAQPMVDSQLGLSLAFNGAIYNFPELRAELETLGYAFYSGGDTEVLLKGYHAWGADLLPRLNGMFAFAIWERDSQRLFIARDRLGVKPLYLSRTGQRLRFASTLPALLKGGDINPILDPVALNHYLNFHAVVPAPRTLLAGIEKLPPATWMRIEADGSTEQHTWWTLPYGPRADELDLTLEDWRDRVLQSTRDAVAIRQRAAVDVGVLLSGGVDSSLLVGLLREVGVQDLSTFSIGFQDAGGERGDEFQYSDLIAKHYGTRHHQLRIDEKEIIEQLPAAFRAMSEPMVSHDCIAFYLLSREVAKHCKVVQSGQGADELFAGYHWYPQVDGASDPYAAYREAFFDRSYDDYAATVQPQWLTEHDAAGDFVRAHFAQPGAAAPVDKALRLDSTVMLVDDPVKRVDNMTMAWGLEARTPFLDYRLVELSARVPGKFKLPDGGKQVLKEAARLVIPSEVIDRKKGYFPVPGLKHLQGATLDWVRELLLDPSQDRGLFKPAMLDRLLTDPQGQLTPLRGSKLWQLAALNLWLSEQGI; this comes from the coding sequence ATGTGCGGATTAGCTGGCGAGTTACGTTTTGATCATCAACCGGCCGACCTGGCCGCCATTGAGCGAATCACCCATCACCTGGCGCCTCGTGGCCCCGACGCCTGGGGTTTTCACAGTCAGGGACCGATCGCCCTGGGCCATCGACGGCTGAAAATCATGGACCTGTCGGACGGCTCGGCGCAGCCGATGGTCGACAGTCAACTGGGCCTGTCCCTGGCCTTCAACGGCGCGATCTACAACTTCCCCGAATTGCGCGCCGAGCTGGAAACCCTCGGTTATGCCTTCTATTCCGGCGGTGACACCGAAGTGTTGCTCAAGGGCTATCACGCCTGGGGCGCAGACCTGCTGCCCCGGCTCAACGGCATGTTTGCCTTCGCCATCTGGGAGCGCGACAGCCAACGCCTGTTCATCGCCCGTGACCGCCTCGGCGTGAAACCCTTGTACCTGTCGCGCACCGGCCAGCGCCTGCGCTTCGCCTCGACTTTGCCTGCCCTGCTCAAGGGCGGCGACATCAACCCGATCCTCGACCCGGTGGCGCTCAACCACTACCTGAACTTCCACGCTGTGGTCCCGGCGCCCCGCACCTTGCTGGCAGGCATCGAAAAACTGCCGCCGGCGACCTGGATGCGTATCGAGGCTGACGGCAGCACCGAACAGCACACCTGGTGGACGCTGCCCTACGGACCCCGCGCCGACGAACTCGACCTGACCCTGGAAGACTGGCGTGACCGGGTGCTGCAAAGCACCCGTGACGCGGTGGCGATTCGTCAGCGCGCGGCGGTGGATGTCGGCGTGCTGCTGTCCGGCGGCGTCGACTCCAGTCTGCTGGTGGGACTGCTGCGCGAAGTCGGTGTGCAAGACCTGTCGACCTTCTCCATCGGTTTTCAGGACGCGGGCGGCGAACGGGGTGACGAGTTCCAATACTCGGACCTGATCGCCAAGCACTATGGCACCCGTCATCACCAACTGCGCATCGACGAGAAGGAAATCATCGAGCAACTGCCCGCCGCGTTCCGCGCGATGAGCGAGCCGATGGTCAGCCACGACTGCATCGCCTTCTACCTGCTGTCCCGGGAAGTGGCCAAGCACTGCAAAGTGGTGCAAAGCGGCCAGGGTGCGGATGAACTGTTTGCCGGCTACCACTGGTACCCGCAGGTCGATGGCGCCAGCGACCCCTATGCGGCCTATCGCGAGGCCTTCTTCGACCGCAGCTACGACGACTACGCCGCCACCGTGCAACCGCAATGGCTGACCGAGCATGACGCCGCCGGCGACTTCGTGCGGGCACATTTCGCCCAGCCCGGCGCCGCCGCACCTGTGGATAAAGCGTTGCGCCTGGACAGTACGGTGATGCTGGTCGACGACCCGGTCAAGCGTGTGGATAACATGACCATGGCCTGGGGCCTGGAGGCGCGTACGCCGTTTCTCGACTACCGCCTGGTGGAATTGTCAGCGCGGGTACCGGGCAAATTCAAACTGCCGGACGGCGGCAAGCAGGTGCTCAAGGAAGCTGCGCGCCTGGTGATCCCCAGCGAGGTGATCGACCGCAAGAAGGGTTACTTCCCCGTTCCCGGCCTCAAGCATCTGCAAGGCGCGACCCTGGACTGGGTGCGCGAACTGCTGCTGGATCCGAGCCAGGACCGCGGCCTGTTCAAGCCGGCCATGCTCGACCGCCTGCTCACCGACCCGCAAGGCCAGTTGACCCCGTTGCGCGGCTCCAAACTGTGGCAACTGGCAGCGCTGAACCTATGGCTCAGCGAACAAGGAATCTGA
- the ngg gene encoding N-acetylglutaminylglutamine synthetase, translating into MKPHATALNQRLLRGQAPSYERLQARFAEDGSDAGEPIAVHCGWGRLLIGHTFPDAASLARELANEEPGERDIALYVAAPQQVLGLEPAQLFLDPSDTLRLWFSDYRQATRVFRGFRIRRAQSDADWHAINQLYLARSMLPIDPQRLTPRHHGGPVYWLAEDEDSGAVIGSVMGLNHDKAFADPEHGSSLWCLAVDPQCTRPGVGEVLVRHLIEHFMSRGLSYLDLSVLHDNRQAKQLYTKLGFRTLTTFAIKRKNGINQSLFLGPGPQADFNPYARIIVDEAHRRGIDVQVDDAQAGMFTLSHGGRRVRCRESLSDLTSAISMSLCQDKSLTHKVLKAAGLNLPAQQRAGNADDNLAFLDEHRRVVVKPLDGEQGQGVAVDLQSIDELQQAIDDARRFDSRVLLESFHQGLDLRILVIGFEVVAAAIRRPAQIIGDGQHTIDALIQAQSRRRQAATDGESKIPLDHETERTLQAAGFSYSSILPAGERLCVRRTANLHTGGTLEDVTEMLHPTLVDAAVRAARALDIPVVGLDLMVPAADQPDYVFIEANERAGLANHEPQPVAERFVDLLFPHS; encoded by the coding sequence ATGAAACCTCACGCCACAGCGCTGAACCAGCGCTTGCTGCGCGGCCAGGCACCGTCCTATGAACGCCTGCAAGCGCGCTTCGCCGAAGACGGCAGCGACGCTGGCGAGCCGATTGCCGTGCATTGCGGCTGGGGTCGGTTGCTGATCGGCCATACCTTCCCCGACGCGGCGAGCCTGGCCCGGGAGCTGGCCAATGAAGAACCGGGTGAGCGCGACATTGCCCTGTACGTGGCCGCGCCCCAGCAAGTGTTGGGCTTGGAGCCGGCGCAGCTGTTTCTCGACCCCTCCGACACCCTGCGCCTGTGGTTCAGCGACTACCGCCAGGCAACCCGGGTCTTTCGCGGCTTCCGTATTCGCCGGGCGCAGAGCGACGCCGACTGGCACGCCATCAACCAGTTGTACCTGGCCCGCTCCATGCTGCCCATCGACCCGCAGCGCCTGACGCCCCGGCATCACGGTGGCCCGGTCTACTGGCTGGCCGAAGATGAAGACAGCGGCGCGGTGATCGGCAGCGTCATGGGCCTCAACCATGACAAGGCCTTCGCCGACCCCGAACACGGCAGCAGCCTGTGGTGCCTGGCGGTCGACCCGCAGTGCACGCGGCCCGGGGTTGGCGAAGTGCTGGTACGCCACCTGATCGAACACTTCATGAGCCGTGGCCTGAGCTACCTCGATCTCTCGGTTTTGCACGACAACCGTCAGGCCAAGCAGCTCTACACCAAGCTGGGGTTTCGCACGCTGACGACCTTCGCCATCAAACGCAAGAATGGCATCAACCAGTCGCTGTTTCTCGGCCCGGGGCCACAGGCCGATTTCAATCCCTATGCGCGGATCATCGTCGATGAAGCCCACCGGCGCGGCATCGATGTGCAAGTCGACGATGCCCAGGCCGGCATGTTCACCCTCAGCCATGGCGGGCGCCGGGTGCGTTGCCGCGAATCCCTCAGCGACCTGACCAGTGCCATCAGCATGAGCCTGTGCCAGGACAAGAGCCTGACCCACAAAGTGCTCAAGGCCGCCGGGCTGAATCTGCCGGCCCAGCAACGGGCGGGCAACGCCGACGACAACCTGGCGTTTCTCGACGAACACCGCCGGGTGGTGGTCAAACCCCTGGACGGTGAACAGGGTCAAGGGGTGGCGGTGGACTTGCAGAGCATCGACGAGCTGCAACAGGCCATCGACGACGCCCGCCGCTTCGACTCCCGGGTGTTGTTGGAAAGTTTCCACCAAGGCCTCGACCTGCGCATTCTGGTGATCGGCTTCGAGGTGGTGGCGGCCGCCATCCGCCGCCCGGCGCAAATCATCGGCGATGGCCAGCATACGATCGACGCCTTGATCCAGGCCCAGAGCCGCCGACGCCAGGCCGCCACCGACGGCGAAAGCAAAATCCCCCTGGACCACGAAACCGAGCGCACGCTGCAGGCCGCCGGCTTTAGCTACAGCAGCATCCTGCCCGCGGGTGAGCGCCTGTGTGTGCGGCGTACAGCCAACCTGCACACCGGCGGCACCCTGGAAGATGTCACCGAGATGCTGCATCCCACCCTGGTCGATGCCGCCGTGCGCGCGGCGCGGGCACTGGATATTCCGGTGGTAGGCCTGGACCTGATGGTGCCGGCCGCCGATCAGCCGGACTACGTGTTCATCGAAGCCAATGAACGTGCCGGCCTGGCCAATCACGAACCACAACCGGTGGCCGAGCGGTTTGTGGATCTGTTGTTTCCGCATAGCTGA
- a CDS encoding osmoprotectant NAGGN system M42 family peptidase, with protein sequence MTRKIPEPDLAYLQKVLLEMLAIPSPTGFTDTIVRYVAERLEELGIPFELTRRGTIRATLKGQKNSPDRAVSAHLDTIGASVRAVKDNGRLTLAPVGCWSSRFAEGSRVSLFTDNGVMRGSVLPLMASGHAFNTAVDELPVSWDHVELRLDAYCATRADCDSLGVSIGDFVAFDPLPEFTESGHISARHLDDKAGVAALLAALKAIVDSGEPLMIDCHPLFTITEETGSGAAAALPWDVSEFVGIDIAPVAPGQHSSEHAVSVAMQDSGGPYDYHLSRHLLRLASEHELPVRRDLFRYYFSDAHSAVTAGHDIRTALLAFGCDATHGYERTHIDSLAALSRLLGAYILSPPVFASDAQPAKGSLDRFSHQLEHDAQMESDTRVPSVDSLVGQRSS encoded by the coding sequence ATGACCCGTAAAATTCCCGAACCCGATCTCGCCTACCTGCAGAAAGTCCTCCTGGAGATGCTCGCCATTCCCAGCCCGACCGGTTTCACCGACACCATCGTGCGCTACGTCGCCGAGCGTCTTGAAGAACTGGGCATCCCCTTTGAGCTGACCCGCCGTGGCACCATTCGCGCCACGCTCAAGGGCCAGAAAAACAGCCCCGATCGCGCCGTCTCCGCGCACCTCGACACCATCGGTGCCAGCGTGCGCGCGGTAAAGGACAACGGTCGCCTGACCCTCGCCCCGGTGGGCTGCTGGTCCAGCCGTTTTGCCGAAGGCAGCCGCGTCAGCCTGTTTACCGACAACGGCGTGATGCGGGGCAGCGTGCTGCCGTTGATGGCCTCGGGGCATGCGTTCAACACCGCGGTCGACGAACTGCCGGTGAGTTGGGACCACGTCGAACTGCGCCTGGATGCCTATTGCGCCACCCGGGCCGATTGCGATTCGCTGGGCGTGAGCATCGGCGACTTTGTCGCCTTCGATCCCCTGCCGGAATTCACCGAGAGCGGCCACATCAGTGCCCGGCACCTGGACGACAAGGCCGGCGTGGCCGCCCTGCTGGCCGCGCTCAAAGCCATTGTCGACAGCGGCGAACCCTTGATGATCGACTGTCATCCGCTGTTCACCATCACCGAGGAAACCGGCAGTGGCGCGGCGGCGGCATTGCCCTGGGATGTCAGTGAGTTTGTCGGCATCGACATCGCGCCGGTCGCCCCGGGCCAGCACTCCAGCGAGCACGCGGTCAGTGTGGCGATGCAGGATTCCGGCGGGCCCTATGACTACCACCTCTCGCGCCACCTGTTGCGGCTGGCCAGCGAACATGAATTGCCGGTGCGCCGCGATCTGTTCCGCTATTACTTCAGCGACGCCCACTCGGCGGTCACCGCCGGCCATGACATCCGCACCGCCCTGCTGGCATTCGGTTGCGACGCCACCCACGGCTACGAGCGCACCCATATCGACAGCCTCGCCGCCTTGAGCCGCTTGCTGGGTGCCTACATCCTCAGCCCGCCAGTATTTGCCAGCGACGCCCAGCCGGCCAAAGGCTCACTGGATCGCTTCAGCCATCAACTGGAACACGATGCACAGATGGAAAGCGATACCCGCGTGCCCTCGGTGGACAGCCTGGTAGGGCAACGTTCGTCCTAG
- a CDS encoding YheU family protein: MLIPHDQLEVDTLTRLIEDFVTRDGTDNGDDTPLQTRVLRVRNALSKGQALIVFDPESEQCQLMLKHDVPKHLFD; this comes from the coding sequence ATGCTGATTCCCCACGACCAACTTGAAGTCGACACCCTGACCCGCCTGATCGAAGACTTTGTCACCCGCGACGGCACCGACAACGGCGACGACACACCGCTGCAGACTCGGGTGCTGCGGGTGCGCAATGCCCTGAGCAAAGGCCAGGCCCTGATTGTCTTCGACCCCGAGAGCGAGCAGTGCCAGTTGATGCTCAAGCACGATGTGCCCAAGCACCTGTTCGACTGA
- the csrA gene encoding carbon storage regulator CsrA: MLVLSRVVGELISIGDTITVRVLDVSGGNVRFGVEAPRHVNVHRCEVYERIQAKRAREMRD, from the coding sequence ATGCTTGTACTCAGCCGCGTTGTCGGTGAATTGATCTCCATTGGCGACACCATCACCGTGCGTGTTCTCGACGTCAGCGGTGGCAACGTGCGGTTCGGCGTCGAAGCCCCGCGGCACGTCAATGTCCACCGTTGTGAAGTCTACGAACGCATCCAGGCCAAGCGTGCCCGGGAAATGCGCGACTAA
- a CDS encoding YnfA family protein, with protein sequence MLNYLWFFLAALFEIAGCYAFWMWLRQGKSAWWMVPALLSLTLFALLLTKVEATYAGRAYAAYGGIYIVASIAWLGLVERVRPLSSDWLGVALCVLGASIILFGPRFTST encoded by the coding sequence ATGCTCAACTACCTGTGGTTCTTCCTCGCGGCGCTGTTTGAAATCGCCGGTTGCTACGCCTTCTGGATGTGGCTGCGCCAGGGCAAAAGCGCCTGGTGGATGGTCCCGGCGCTGCTCAGCCTGACGCTGTTTGCCCTGCTGTTGACCAAGGTCGAGGCGACCTACGCCGGGCGAGCCTATGCCGCTTATGGCGGGATCTACATCGTTGCCTCGATCGCCTGGCTGGGGCTGGTCGAGCGGGTGCGCCCGTTGAGTTCGGACTGGTTGGGGGTAGCCCTGTGCGTGCTGGGGGCGAGCATTATTCTGTTTGGCCCACGCTTCACGTCGACCTGA
- a CDS encoding SDR family oxidoreductase: MQNRMMITGAGSGLGREIALRWAREGWQLALSDVSESGLQETLKLVREAGGDGFVQRCDVRDYSQLTAFAQACEVKFGGIDVIVNNAGVASGGFFSELSLEDWDWQIAINLMGVVKGCKAFLPLLEQSKGKIINIASMAALMQGPAMSNYNVAKAGVVALSESLLIELAQQEIGVHVVCPSFFQTNLLDSFRGPTPAMKAQVGKLLESSPITASDIADYIYQHVAAGEFMILPHEQGRMAWALKQKNPQLLYNEMTVMADKMRAKARQNAS, translated from the coding sequence ATGCAAAATCGCATGATGATCACTGGCGCCGGGTCCGGCCTGGGTCGCGAAATCGCTCTGCGCTGGGCTCGTGAAGGTTGGCAGTTGGCCTTGTCGGACGTCAGCGAGTCCGGTCTGCAGGAAACCCTCAAGCTGGTCCGCGAGGCCGGCGGTGATGGCTTTGTGCAGCGCTGTGATGTGCGCGACTACAGCCAGTTGACGGCCTTTGCCCAGGCCTGTGAGGTCAAGTTCGGCGGCATCGACGTGATCGTCAACAACGCTGGGGTCGCCTCAGGTGGCTTCTTCAGCGAGCTGTCGCTGGAAGACTGGGACTGGCAGATCGCAATCAACCTGATGGGCGTGGTCAAGGGCTGCAAGGCCTTCCTGCCGCTGCTGGAGCAAAGCAAGGGCAAGATCATCAACATCGCTTCGATGGCGGCACTGATGCAGGGGCCGGCCATGAGCAACTACAACGTGGCCAAGGCCGGCGTGGTGGCGCTGTCCGAGAGCCTGTTGATCGAGTTGGCGCAACAGGAGATCGGCGTGCACGTGGTCTGCCCGTCGTTCTTCCAGACCAACCTGCTCGACTCGTTCCGCGGCCCGACCCCGGCCATGAAGGCCCAGGTCGGCAAGTTGCTGGAGAGCTCGCCAATTACCGCCAGCGATATCGCCGACTACATCTACCAGCACGTCGCGGCTGGCGAGTTCATGATCCTGCCCCATGAACAGGGGCGCATGGCCTGGGCACTGAAGCAGAAAAACCCGCAATTGCTGTACAACGAAATGACCGTCATGGCCGACAAGATGCGCGCCAAGGCCCGGCAAAACGCTAGCTGA
- a CDS encoding DUF3309 family protein, translating into MGTILLVILILLLIGGLPVFPHSRSWGYGPSGVIGVVVVVLLVLLLLGRI; encoded by the coding sequence ATGGGCACGATTCTTCTGGTTATCCTGATTCTGCTGTTGATCGGTGGTCTGCCGGTGTTCCCCCACTCCAGAAGTTGGGGCTATGGGCCATCTGGGGTGATCGGCGTGGTGGTCGTGGTGCTGCTGGTATTGCTGTTGCTCGGCAGGATCTAA
- a CDS encoding LTA synthase family protein: MANTDALNQQRASNRLLQPTVKSHLAYTLLCALVMMVMLSLLRLALLVYNREMILDTPASTFLEAFANGLRFDLRLVIYLSIPLLLSLFSVRAMAARGLFRFWLTVVSSIALFLGLMEMDFYREFHQRLNGLVFQYVKEDPKTVMSMLWYGFPVVRYLLAWVVGTWLLSLAFKGADRATRPRGPFSGGNVGTRQVAPWYTRVAVFMVCLLICVAAARGTLRQGPPMRWGDVYTTDSNFANQLGLNGTLQLVAAAKSRMSEDRDNIWKATLPQPEAQQIVRDMLVMPDEKLVDADSAAVRRDFLPPADKTLPIKNVVVILMESMAGHSVGALGAPGNITPYLDKLSKEGLLFDRFFSNGTHTHQGMFATMACFPNLPGFEYLMQTPEGSHKLSGLPQLLSARKFDDVYVYNGDFAWDNQSGFFSNQGMTNFVGRNDFVNPVFSDPTWGVSDQDMFDRGLVELKARENGKPFYALLQTLSNHTPYALPTPLPVEPVTGRGSLNEHLTAMRYSDWALGQFFEKARKEPYFKETLFVIVGDHGFGNERQITEMDLGRFNVPMLMIAPGIQEKFGTLDHTVGTQVDIVPTIMGRLGGETRHQCWGRDLLNLPQGDTGFGVIKPSGSEQTTAIITQDQILVLPKEKDMAPKMYQYQLGANPRAEIIPDAPRTAEMKQKLEAFLQTATKSLIDNTAGVVDGTPD, translated from the coding sequence ATGGCAAACACGGACGCCCTGAATCAGCAGCGAGCCTCGAATCGCTTGCTGCAACCGACCGTCAAATCCCATCTGGCGTACACGCTACTCTGCGCCCTGGTCATGATGGTGATGCTCTCCCTGCTGCGCCTGGCGTTGCTGGTGTACAACCGGGAGATGATTCTTGACACACCGGCTTCGACTTTCCTCGAAGCTTTCGCCAACGGCCTGCGTTTCGACCTGCGTCTGGTGATCTACCTCAGCATCCCGCTGTTGCTGTCGCTGTTCAGCGTCCGGGCGATGGCCGCCCGGGGCCTGTTCCGGTTCTGGCTGACGGTGGTGTCGAGCATCGCGCTGTTCCTCGGCCTGATGGAGATGGACTTCTACCGCGAGTTCCACCAGCGCCTCAACGGCCTGGTCTTCCAGTACGTGAAGGAAGACCCGAAGACCGTGATGAGCATGCTCTGGTACGGGTTCCCGGTGGTGCGCTACCTGCTGGCCTGGGTGGTCGGCACCTGGTTGCTGAGCCTGGCGTTCAAGGGCGCTGACCGCGCTACCCGGCCGCGTGGCCCGTTCAGTGGCGGCAATGTCGGCACCCGTCAAGTGGCGCCGTGGTACACCCGCGTTGCCGTGTTCATGGTGTGCCTGCTGATCTGCGTAGCGGCCGCCCGTGGCACCCTGCGTCAAGGCCCGCCGATGCGCTGGGGTGACGTGTACACCACCGACTCGAACTTCGCCAACCAGTTGGGCCTCAACGGCACCCTGCAACTGGTGGCCGCGGCGAAAAGCCGAATGTCCGAAGACCGCGACAACATCTGGAAAGCCACCCTGCCGCAGCCTGAGGCGCAGCAGATCGTGCGCGACATGCTGGTCATGCCGGACGAGAAGCTGGTGGATGCCGACAGCGCCGCCGTGCGCCGGGATTTCCTGCCGCCTGCCGACAAGACCCTGCCGATCAAGAACGTCGTCGTGATCCTGATGGAAAGCATGGCCGGTCACTCGGTCGGTGCGCTGGGCGCGCCGGGCAACATCACCCCGTACCTGGACAAACTGTCCAAGGAAGGCCTGCTGTTCGACCGTTTCTTCTCCAACGGCACCCACACCCACCAAGGTATGTTCGCCACCATGGCGTGCTTCCCTAACCTGCCAGGCTTTGAATACCTGATGCAGACCCCGGAAGGCAGCCACAAGCTGTCCGGCCTGCCGCAGCTGCTCAGTGCACGCAAGTTCGACGACGTGTATGTCTACAACGGTGACTTTGCCTGGGACAACCAGTCGGGTTTCTTCAGCAACCAGGGCATGACCAACTTTGTCGGCCGCAACGACTTCGTCAACCCGGTGTTCTCCGACCCAACCTGGGGCGTGTCCGACCAGGACATGTTCGACCGTGGCCTGGTAGAGCTCAAGGCGCGTGAAAACGGCAAGCCGTTCTATGCCTTGCTGCAAACCCTGTCCAACCACACCCCATACGCGTTGCCGACTCCTTTGCCGGTGGAGCCGGTCACCGGTCGTGGCAGCCTCAACGAACACTTGACCGCCATGCGCTACTCCGACTGGGCACTGGGGCAGTTCTTCGAGAAGGCCCGCAAGGAGCCTTACTTCAAGGAAACCCTGTTTGTCATCGTTGGCGACCATGGGTTTGGCAACGAACGGCAGATCACCGAAATGGACCTGGGCCGCTTCAACGTGCCGATGCTGATGATCGCGCCGGGTATCCAGGAAAAGTTCGGTACCCTGGATCACACCGTGGGGACTCAGGTCGACATCGTGCCGACCATCATGGGCCGCCTGGGCGGCGAAACGCGTCACCAGTGCTGGGGGCGTGACCTGCTCAACCTGCCGCAGGGCGACACCGGCTTTGGCGTGATCAAGCCTTCGGGTAGCGAGCAGACTACGGCGATCATCACCCAGGACCAGATCCTGGTGCTGCCGAAGGAAAAGGACATGGCGCCGAAGATGTACCAGTACCAACTGGGCGCCAATCCACGTGCCGAGATCATCCCGGACGCACCGCGTACCGCTGAGATGAAGCAGAAACTGGAAGCCTTCCTGCAGACGGCAACCAAAAGCCTGATCGATAACACCGCTGGTGTAGTAGACGGCACGCCGGACTAA
- a CDS encoding PLDc N-terminal domain-containing protein, whose product MGSTFNGLVGLIILALDIWAIINVLKSGAQTGMKIVWILLILLLPVLGLIIWAIAGPRGNVRL is encoded by the coding sequence ATGGGTTCTACCTTTAATGGCCTGGTTGGCCTGATTATCCTGGCGCTGGATATCTGGGCGATCATCAACGTGCTCAAGAGCGGCGCGCAAACCGGGATGAAAATCGTCTGGATACTACTGATCCTCTTGTTGCCGGTACTGGGCCTGATCATCTGGGCCATCGCTGGGCCGAGGGGCAACGTGCGCCTATAG